A single Bacillus sp. HMF5848 DNA region contains:
- a CDS encoding YokU family protein, which produces MRCEWCDASDVMNTTSTVYWELPDGTRAIEIEETPGVTCNSCGMEYQSEKVTEEIEDQLLLIDTNVIGKRISYKELMDIPRLLKRNYFKF; this is translated from the coding sequence GTGAGATGTGAGTGGTGTGATGCTAGTGACGTAATGAACACAACATCTACTGTGTATTGGGAGTTACCAGATGGCACACGTGCCATTGAAATTGAAGAAACACCAGGTGTAACGTGCAATTCGTGCGGGATGGAATATCAATCTGAAAAGGTAACGGAGGAAATAGAGGATCAACTCCTTTTAATTGATACGAATGTAATTGGAAAAAGAATCTCCTATAAGGAGTTAATGGATATACCACGATTGTTAAAAAGAAATTACTTTAAGTTTTGA
- a CDS encoding CoA transferase subunit A: protein MKSSPKRLINKVVSLEEALAFIDDGCTLMFGGFGGVGNPPTLIQGILDKGVKDLTLIGNDTGFPTIGIGKIVSQRRAKKIIVSHIGSNPNAGQYMMDGTLEVEFSPQGTLAERIRAGGVGLAGILTDVGLDSMVEEGKQKITINGNAYLVETALTADVSIIHAKRADTFGNLIYETSARNTNPLVAMAGTITIVEADEIVEVGELDPEEIVTPGVYVDRVVQSKGVDWTWAWE, encoded by the coding sequence ATGAAGTCATCTCCCAAGCGACTAATAAACAAGGTTGTTTCATTAGAAGAAGCGCTCGCCTTTATTGATGATGGCTGTACGTTGATGTTTGGTGGATTTGGGGGCGTCGGGAATCCCCCGACTCTCATTCAAGGTATTCTCGATAAAGGTGTAAAAGACCTCACGCTAATCGGAAATGATACAGGGTTTCCTACGATTGGTATCGGAAAAATTGTCAGCCAGCGCCGAGCGAAAAAAATTATCGTGTCTCACATTGGTTCGAACCCAAATGCCGGTCAATACATGATGGACGGGACACTCGAGGTCGAATTTTCCCCACAAGGTACGTTAGCGGAGCGCATCCGAGCAGGCGGTGTTGGGCTAGCTGGCATACTCACGGACGTTGGTCTCGATAGCATGGTCGAAGAGGGTAAGCAAAAAATCACCATAAACGGCAACGCATATTTAGTAGAAACCGCATTAACAGCTGACGTCTCCATTATACACGCGAAAAGGGCGGATACATTTGGCAACCTTATCTATGAAACTAGTGCCCGCAATACGAATCCACTCGTGGCGATGGCTGGCACAATCACGATAGTGGAGGCGGATGAAATTGTTGAAGTCGGCGAGCTGGATCCTGAAGAAATTGTCACACCTGGTGTGTACGTGGATCGCGTCGTACAAAGTAAAGGGGTGGACTGGACATGGGCATGGGAGTAG
- a CDS encoding 3-oxoacid CoA-transferase subunit B gives MSMGVDTRNRIAKRAAQEIQDGMIVNLGIGIPSLVPNHLPPHLNVMFHAENGILGIGKSPAKGKEDPTLCNAGGFPVTTVPGASFFDSATAFGMIRSGYLDVTILGGLEVSETGDLANWIVPGKRVPGIGGAMELAKKAKKVIIVMNHCNKNGDPKILKTCTLPLTAKACVSLIITDMAVIEVIPQGLLLKEVMAPHTVEDVIAKTGAPLDICKNIKRLD, from the coding sequence ATGAGCATGGGGGTAGATACGCGTAATAGAATCGCGAAGCGTGCCGCGCAGGAAATACAAGATGGTATGATCGTCAATCTCGGTATCGGCATTCCGTCACTTGTACCGAATCACCTCCCGCCCCACCTTAATGTCATGTTTCATGCGGAAAACGGTATTTTAGGTATCGGGAAATCACCCGCCAAAGGAAAAGAGGATCCGACCTTATGCAATGCGGGTGGCTTTCCTGTCACCACTGTTCCAGGTGCTTCATTTTTTGACAGCGCGACTGCGTTTGGCATGATTCGCTCGGGTTACTTAGACGTGACGATACTCGGAGGCCTCGAGGTTAGCGAAACAGGTGACCTAGCAAACTGGATTGTGCCAGGAAAACGTGTGCCTGGTATTGGTGGGGCGATGGAGCTCGCGAAAAAAGCAAAAAAAGTCATTATTGTCATGAATCATTGTAATAAAAATGGAGATCCGAAAATCCTCAAGACTTGCACTTTGCCGCTTACTGCCAAGGCTTGTGTAAGTTTAATCATTACCGATATGGCGGTCATTGAAGTCATCCCTCAAGGCTTACTTTTAAAAGAAGTAATGGCACCGCACACAGTAGAGGATGTCATTGCCAAAACAGGAGCGCCGCTAGACATTTGTAAAAATATAAAGCGGTTGGACTGA
- a CDS encoding peptidase has product MLKTHIKEWLAANRNYGITLLQRLVQANSTQGNEKPAQQIVIDTLQQLNLQIDVWEPDGATLKQHPYFASPRTDFTNSPNVVGIKKGTGGGRSLILNGHIDVVPAGDPEQWAPHPPFSGQIIDGKLYGRGATDMKGGNVALLLALAALQETPLKGDVIFQSVIEEESGGLGTLAAIHRGYKADAALIPEPTNMKIFPKQQGSMWFRLHVKGRSAHGGTRYEGVSAIEKALLVVEHVKKLEEKRNASITDPLYSNIPIPVPINIGKITGGDWPSSVPDLVKLEGRIGVSPEETMDEAKQELETWIAELHKTDPWFTKNPVTLEWFGARWLPGAINLEHELINKLTTHFEHVTGRKPTIEASPWGTDGGLLTNVGATPSVVFGPGVTENAHHPNEYIEIDKVFEAAEIIALTIIDWCGGEHDG; this is encoded by the coding sequence TTGTTAAAAACTCACATAAAAGAGTGGCTTGCGGCAAACAGAAATTATGGCATCACCCTCTTACAAAGACTCGTGCAGGCAAATAGTACTCAAGGAAATGAGAAGCCCGCCCAGCAAATTGTTATTGACACGCTACAACAGCTGAACCTACAAATCGATGTGTGGGAGCCAGACGGGGCTACACTCAAGCAACACCCATACTTTGCTTCGCCGCGAACGGATTTCACCAATAGTCCGAACGTGGTAGGTATTAAAAAAGGTACAGGTGGCGGGCGCTCGCTTATTTTAAACGGTCACATTGATGTCGTACCAGCGGGCGATCCTGAGCAATGGGCACCACACCCGCCCTTCAGCGGGCAAATTATCGACGGCAAGCTTTATGGTCGTGGTGCTACCGATATGAAAGGTGGCAATGTCGCTCTTCTCCTAGCGCTAGCCGCTCTGCAAGAAACACCTCTCAAAGGTGACGTAATTTTTCAAAGTGTCATTGAAGAAGAGAGCGGTGGCTTAGGAACACTCGCAGCCATCCACCGCGGCTATAAAGCCGATGCGGCGCTTATCCCGGAGCCAACGAATATGAAAATTTTTCCGAAGCAACAAGGCTCGATGTGGTTTCGCCTTCACGTAAAAGGTCGCTCTGCTCACGGCGGCACAAGGTACGAAGGAGTCAGTGCGATAGAAAAGGCGCTTCTTGTTGTCGAGCATGTGAAGAAACTTGAAGAAAAGCGAAACGCCAGCATCACCGATCCTCTTTACAGCAACATTCCGATCCCGGTGCCTATTAATATTGGCAAAATCACCGGTGGCGACTGGCCATCGTCGGTACCGGACCTTGTAAAGCTTGAAGGTCGCATTGGTGTCTCGCCAGAAGAAACAATGGATGAAGCGAAGCAAGAATTAGAGACGTGGATCGCCGAGCTTCACAAAACGGACCCGTGGTTCACCAAAAACCCCGTCACGCTCGAATGGTTTGGCGCGCGCTGGCTACCAGGAGCGATCAATCTTGAGCACGAGCTAATCAACAAGCTAACCACACACTTCGAGCACGTGACCGGGCGCAAGCCAACAATCGAAGCGTCCCCTTGGGGCACCGATGGTGGGTTGCTCACAAATGTTGGCGCGACACCGTCCGTTGTGTTTGGTCCTGGTGTGACTGAAAACGCACATCACCCGAACGAATACATCGAAATAGACAAAGTGTTCGAAGCGGCCGAAATTATTGCCTTAACAATTATCGATTGGTGTGGAGGTGAACACGATGGATGA
- a CDS encoding aspartate aminotransferase family protein, with amino-acid sequence MKRHSLLIKPMLNEVYPTVTHGDGIYLYDNTGKKYIDGCSGAITASIGHAIPDIVDAMHEQAQNVSFVYRSQFTSEPAEELALKLNELVGAEEDYWSFFVNSGSEATETALKIAIQHYQEQGNFKKTKVMSRWISYHGITLGALSLSGHVKRRERFARLLEDFPTVAPPYCYRCPFNLKYPSCQLFCASELETAIERTGADQIAAFIAEPIVGAAGGVIVPPDGYYQKIREICDRYEILFISDEVMTGIGRAGKMYGMDHWDVKPDIIAMGKGMGAGYTPIAATLVSERVMAPILAGSNSIMSGHTLSANPLSAAVALAVINYIEKNRLIEKVEENGTYLMKKLEALAEKSEVIGDVRGKGLMIGVEFVADLGTKQPFELSVGLTKKIVDTARDKGLLVYPSSAGKVGAYGDAVIIAPPFIITKQQIDDLVAIFKETVDEVTGEL; translated from the coding sequence ATGAAGCGTCATTCGTTACTGATTAAGCCGATGCTCAATGAGGTTTATCCAACAGTAACACACGGTGATGGCATATATTTGTATGACAACACCGGAAAAAAATATATAGATGGCTGCTCTGGTGCGATTACTGCGAGCATTGGTCATGCGATCCCTGATATTGTTGATGCTATGCATGAACAAGCGCAAAACGTTTCGTTTGTGTATCGGTCCCAATTTACATCCGAACCAGCCGAGGAGCTTGCGCTTAAGTTGAATGAGCTTGTCGGAGCCGAGGAGGATTACTGGTCGTTTTTCGTTAACAGTGGCTCAGAAGCAACGGAAACAGCGCTTAAGATTGCTATTCAGCACTATCAAGAGCAGGGCAATTTTAAAAAGACGAAAGTAATGTCGCGCTGGATTAGCTATCACGGTATTACCCTTGGTGCGTTGTCGTTATCAGGTCATGTAAAACGGCGTGAGCGGTTTGCTCGTTTGTTAGAGGACTTTCCAACCGTAGCTCCGCCGTATTGCTATCGCTGTCCGTTCAATTTGAAGTATCCGAGCTGTCAGCTGTTCTGCGCTAGTGAACTTGAGACTGCAATCGAGCGAACCGGTGCTGACCAAATTGCTGCGTTTATTGCAGAGCCCATCGTTGGCGCAGCGGGTGGTGTGATTGTCCCCCCAGATGGATATTATCAAAAAATAAGAGAGATTTGTGACCGCTACGAGATTTTGTTCATTTCAGATGAAGTGATGACGGGAATCGGGCGGGCAGGAAAGATGTACGGCATGGATCATTGGGATGTAAAGCCCGACATTATTGCGATGGGAAAAGGCATGGGTGCAGGCTACACGCCAATCGCCGCTACACTCGTGAGTGAAAGAGTGATGGCCCCTATATTGGCAGGTTCGAACTCTATTATGAGTGGGCACACGCTAAGTGCGAATCCGCTATCCGCAGCCGTGGCTCTTGCTGTCATAAATTATATAGAAAAAAATAGACTAATAGAAAAAGTTGAAGAAAACGGAACGTATTTAATGAAGAAACTCGAGGCGCTAGCCGAAAAGTCAGAAGTGATTGGGGATGTGAGAGGGAAAGGCTTGATGATTGGTGTTGAATTTGTTGCCGATTTAGGAACGAAGCAGCCATTTGAGCTGTCGGTCGGGTTGACGAAAAAAATTGTTGATACAGCAAGAGACAAAGGTCTGCTTGTGTACCCTTCATCTGCCGGCAAGGTCGGTGCTTACGGTGATGCCGTCATCATCGCGCCACCTTTTATTATCACAAAGCAGCAGATTGATGACTTAGTTGCTATTTTCAAAGAAACTGTCGATGAAGTAACGGGGGAATTGTAG